One part of the Leclercia sp. LSNIH1 genome encodes these proteins:
- the rpsB gene encoding 30S ribosomal protein S2 → MATVSMRDMLKAGVHFGHQTRYWNPKMKPFIFGARNKVHIINLEKTVPMFNEALAELNKISSRKGKILFVGTKRAASEAVKEAANSCDQFFVNHRWLGGMLTNWKTVRQSIKRLKDLETQSQDGTFEKLTKKEALMRTRELDKLENSLGGIKDMGGLPDALFVIDADHEHIAIKEANNLGIPVFAIVDTNSDPDGVDFVIPGNDDAIRAVSLYLSAVATTVREGRSQDLASQAEESFVEAE, encoded by the coding sequence ATGGCAACTGTTTCCATGCGCGACATGCTCAAGGCTGGTGTTCACTTCGGTCACCAGACCCGTTACTGGAACCCGAAAATGAAGCCTTTCATCTTCGGCGCACGTAACAAAGTTCACATCATCAACCTTGAGAAAACTGTACCAATGTTCAACGAAGCCCTGGCTGAGCTGAACAAGATCTCTTCCCGTAAAGGTAAGATTCTGTTCGTTGGTACTAAGCGCGCTGCAAGCGAAGCTGTGAAAGAAGCTGCTAACAGCTGCGACCAGTTCTTCGTGAACCATCGCTGGCTGGGCGGTATGCTGACTAACTGGAAAACCGTTCGTCAGTCCATCAAGCGCCTGAAAGATCTGGAAACCCAGTCTCAGGACGGTACTTTCGAAAAGCTGACCAAAAAAGAAGCGCTGATGCGCACTCGTGAGCTGGACAAGCTGGAAAACAGCCTGGGCGGTATCAAAGACATGGGCGGCCTGCCGGACGCACTGTTCGTTATCGATGCTGACCACGAGCACATCGCAATCAAAGAAGCTAACAACCTGGGTATCCCAGTATTCGCAATCGTTGATACCAACTCCGATCCGGACGGTGTTGACTTCGTTATCCCGGGTAACGACGATGCAATCCGTGCTGTTAGCCTGTACCTGAGCGCTGTAGCTACTACCGTTCGTGAAGGCCGTTCCCAGGATCTGGCTTCTCAGGCGGAAGAAAGCTTCGTAGAAGCTGAATAA
- the tsf gene encoding translation elongation factor Ts has protein sequence MAEITASLVKELRERTSAGMMECKKALVEANGDIELAIENMRKSGAIKAAKKAGNVAADGVIKTKIEGNFGVILEVNCQTDFVAKDGGFQAFADKVLDAAVAGKVTDVEVLKAQFEEERVALVAKIGENINIRRVAILEGDVLNSYQHGARIGVLVAAKGADEELVKQLAMHVAASKPEFVKPEDVSAEVVEKEYQVQLDIAMQSGKPKEIAEKMVEGRMKKFTGEVSLTGQPFVMDPSKSVAQLLKEHNADVTGFIRFEVGEGIEKVETDFAAEVAAMSKQS, from the coding sequence ATGGCTGAAATTACCGCATCCCTGGTAAAAGAGCTGCGTGAACGTACTAGCGCAGGCATGATGGAGTGTAAGAAAGCGCTGGTTGAAGCTAACGGCGACATCGAGCTGGCTATCGAAAACATGCGTAAATCCGGTGCGATCAAAGCAGCTAAGAAAGCAGGCAACGTTGCTGCTGACGGCGTGATCAAAACCAAAATCGAAGGCAACTTCGGCGTGATTCTGGAAGTTAACTGCCAGACTGACTTCGTTGCTAAAGATGGTGGTTTCCAGGCATTCGCTGACAAAGTACTGGACGCAGCTGTTGCAGGTAAAGTGACTGATGTTGAAGTCCTGAAAGCACAGTTCGAAGAAGAGCGCGTTGCGCTGGTAGCGAAAATCGGTGAGAACATCAACATCCGCCGTGTTGCTATCCTCGAAGGTGACGTTCTGAACAGCTACCAGCACGGTGCACGTATCGGTGTTCTGGTTGCGGCTAAAGGCGCTGACGAAGAGCTGGTTAAACAGCTGGCAATGCACGTTGCTGCAAGCAAGCCAGAATTCGTTAAGCCAGAAGACGTCTCTGCTGAAGTGGTAGAAAAAGAGTACCAGGTTCAGCTGGACATCGCCATGCAGTCTGGCAAGCCAAAAGAGATCGCAGAGAAAATGGTTGAAGGCCGCATGAAGAAATTCACCGGCGAAGTTTCTCTGACTGGTCAGCCATTCGTTATGGATCCAAGCAAATCTGTTGCGCAGCTGCTGAAAGAGCACAACGCTGACGTAACTGGCTTCATCCGCTTCGAAGTGGGCGAAGGCATCGAGAAAGTTGAGACTGACTTCGCAGCAGAAGTTGCTGCAATGTCCAAGCAGTCTTAA
- the pyrH gene encoding UMP kinase, with protein MATNAKPVYKRILLKLSGEALQGSEGFGIDASILDRMAQEIKELVELGIQVGVVIGGGNLFRGAGLAKAGMNRVVGDHMGMLATVMNGLAMRDALHRAYVNARLMSAIPLNGVCDNYSWAEAISLLRNNRVVILSAGTGNPFFTTDSAACLRGIEIEADVVLKATKVDGVFTADPAKDPAATMYDQLTYSEVLDKELKVMDLAAFTLARDHKLPIRVFNMNKPGALRRVVMGEKEGTLITE; from the coding sequence ATGGCTACCAATGCAAAACCTGTTTACAAACGTATTCTGCTTAAGCTGAGTGGCGAAGCGCTGCAGGGGTCGGAAGGCTTCGGTATTGACGCAAGCATCCTTGACCGCATGGCGCAGGAGATCAAAGAACTGGTTGAACTGGGCATCCAGGTTGGCGTAGTCATTGGCGGTGGTAACCTTTTCCGTGGTGCAGGGCTGGCAAAAGCTGGCATGAACCGCGTTGTGGGCGATCACATGGGTATGCTGGCAACGGTCATGAATGGCCTGGCAATGCGTGATGCCCTGCATCGTGCCTATGTGAATGCGCGCCTGATGTCCGCTATTCCTTTGAATGGCGTCTGTGATAACTACAGCTGGGCCGAAGCGATCAGCCTGCTGCGCAATAACCGCGTGGTGATCCTCTCCGCCGGTACGGGTAACCCGTTCTTTACGACCGATTCCGCAGCCTGCCTGCGCGGTATCGAAATCGAAGCCGATGTGGTGCTGAAAGCCACTAAAGTGGATGGCGTGTTTACGGCCGATCCGGCAAAAGATCCTGCGGCGACCATGTACGATCAGCTGACCTATAGCGAAGTACTGGATAAAGAGCTGAAAGTGATGGATCTTGCCGCCTTCACGCTGGCTCGCGACCACAAATTGCCGATTCGTGTCTTCAACATGAATAAGCCTGGCGCGCTGCGTCGCGTTGTAATGGGCGAAAAAGAAGGCACTTTGATCACGGAATAA
- the frr gene encoding ribosome recycling factor, with protein sequence MINDIRKDAEVRMDKCVEAFKNQISKIRTGRASPSLLDGIVVEYYGTPTPLRQLANVTVEDTRTLKINVFDRSMGPAVEKAIMASDLGLNPSSAGTDIRVPLPPLTEERRKDLIKVVRGEAEQGRVSVRNVRRDANDKVKALLKEKEISEDDDRRSQDDVQKLTDAAIKKIDAALAEKEAELMQF encoded by the coding sequence GTGATTAACGACATCAGAAAAGATGCTGAAGTACGCATGGATAAATGCGTCGAAGCGTTCAAAAACCAAATCAGCAAAATTCGTACAGGCCGTGCTTCCCCAAGCCTGCTGGACGGCATCGTGGTGGAATACTACGGCACGCCGACTCCACTGCGTCAGCTGGCTAACGTGACGGTCGAAGATACCCGTACGCTGAAAATCAACGTCTTTGACCGCTCTATGGGCCCGGCCGTTGAGAAAGCGATCATGGCCTCCGATCTGGGTCTGAACCCAAGCTCAGCCGGTACAGACATTCGCGTTCCACTGCCACCGCTGACCGAAGAGCGTCGTAAAGACCTGATCAAAGTGGTACGTGGCGAAGCCGAGCAGGGCCGTGTTTCCGTACGTAACGTTCGCCGTGACGCGAACGATAAAGTGAAGGCGCTGCTGAAAGAGAAAGAGATCAGCGAAGACGACGATCGCCGTTCCCAGGACGACGTTCAGAAACTGACCGACGCCGCTATCAAGAAAATTGACGCGGCGCTGGCAGAAAAAGAAGCAGAACTGATGCAGTTCTGA
- the ispC gene encoding 1-deoxy-D-xylulose-5-phosphate reductoisomerase, which produces MKQLTLLGSTGSIGCSTLDVVRHNPDHYAVAALVAGKNVHRMVEQCLEFTPRYAVMDDEASARQVKALLAEKGSRTEVLSGPEAACEMAALDDVDQVMAAIVGAAGLLPTLAAIDAGKSVLLANKESLVTCGRLFMDAVKRNGARLLPVDSEHNAIFQSLPQPFQENLGYADLEQNGVSSILLTGSGGPFRDTPLSELVSMTPDQACRHPNWSMGRKISVDSATMMNKGLEYIEARWLFNASAAQMEVLIHPQSVIHSMVRYRDGSVMAQLGEPDMRTPIAHTMAWPNRVSSGVKPLDFCKLSALTFSAPDYQRYPCLKLAMEAFEQGQAATTALNAANEIAVAAFLEKQIRFTDIAALNLSVLEAMDLREPQSVDDVLTVDAKARLTAQKAVTHLASW; this is translated from the coding sequence ATGAAGCAATTAACACTCCTTGGCTCGACCGGCTCAATTGGTTGCAGCACTCTCGATGTTGTTCGCCATAATCCAGACCACTACGCGGTGGCCGCCCTTGTCGCAGGCAAAAACGTTCATCGTATGGTGGAACAGTGTCTGGAGTTCACCCCGCGCTACGCGGTGATGGATGATGAAGCGAGCGCCCGGCAGGTTAAGGCGTTGCTGGCGGAGAAGGGCAGCCGTACCGAGGTGCTGAGCGGGCCAGAGGCCGCCTGTGAAATGGCCGCGCTGGACGACGTCGACCAGGTCATGGCCGCTATCGTCGGCGCGGCGGGGTTACTGCCTACGCTGGCCGCGATCGATGCCGGAAAATCCGTTTTGCTGGCCAATAAAGAGTCGTTGGTAACCTGTGGCCGCCTGTTTATGGACGCCGTGAAGCGCAATGGCGCGCGCCTTTTGCCGGTAGATAGCGAACATAACGCGATTTTTCAGAGTTTACCGCAACCCTTTCAGGAGAACCTGGGGTACGCTGATCTCGAGCAGAATGGCGTCTCTTCTATCCTGCTTACCGGGTCTGGTGGCCCGTTCCGTGACACGCCGCTGTCTGAACTGGTCTCAATGACTCCGGATCAGGCATGCCGTCATCCGAACTGGTCGATGGGGCGTAAAATCTCCGTTGATTCGGCCACCATGATGAATAAAGGTCTGGAATATATTGAAGCCCGCTGGTTATTTAACGCCTCGGCAGCGCAGATGGAAGTGTTGATTCATCCCCAGTCGGTGATCCACTCCATGGTGCGTTATCGTGATGGCAGCGTGATGGCGCAGTTAGGTGAACCTGATATGCGCACGCCTATCGCCCATACGATGGCCTGGCCAAACCGCGTAAGCTCAGGCGTTAAGCCACTCGATTTTTGCAAGCTGAGTGCGCTGACGTTTAGCGCGCCTGATTATCAGCGTTATCCATGTCTGAAGCTGGCAATGGAGGCCTTCGAGCAGGGGCAAGCGGCGACGACCGCACTTAACGCGGCGAACGAAATCGCTGTCGCCGCCTTCCTCGAAAAGCAGATCCGCTTTACGGATATCGCTGCGCTGAACCTGTCTGTGCTTGAGGCGATGGATCTACGCGAACCGCAAAGTGTGGATGACGTATTGACCGTCGACGCGAAAGCGAGGCTCACGGCGCAAAAAGCGGTGACGCACCTCGCAAGCTGGTGA
- the ispU gene encoding (2E,6E)-farnesyl-diphosphate-specific ditrans,polycis-undecaprenyl-diphosphate synthase: protein MLSANQPISENLPAHGCRHVAIIMDGNGRWAKRQGKIRAFGHKAGAKSVRRAVSFAANNGIDALTLYAFSSENWNRPAQEVSALMELFVWALDSEVKSLHRHNVRLRIIGDTSRFNSRLQERIRKAEALTGQNTGLTLNIAANYGGRWDIVQGVRHLAEQVQEGLLRPDQIDEEALSKQICMSELTPVDLVIRTGGEHRISNFLLWQIAYAELYFTDVLWPDFDEQDFEGALHAFANRERRFGGTEPGGENA from the coding sequence ATGTTGTCTGCGAACCAACCAATAAGCGAAAACTTGCCGGCTCATGGCTGTCGTCATGTAGCAATCATCATGGATGGCAATGGCCGCTGGGCGAAAAGACAAGGGAAGATCCGAGCCTTTGGGCATAAAGCTGGGGCGAAATCTGTGCGCCGCGCGGTTTCTTTTGCCGCCAATAACGGCATTGACGCGTTAACGCTCTATGCTTTCAGCAGTGAAAACTGGAATCGACCTGCGCAGGAAGTTAGCGCGTTGATGGAATTGTTCGTGTGGGCGCTAGACAGCGAAGTAAAAAGCCTGCACCGCCACAACGTTCGCCTGCGTATTATCGGCGATACCAGTCGTTTTAACTCACGTCTGCAGGAACGCATTCGTAAAGCGGAGGCGTTGACCGGGCAAAATACCGGCTTAACGCTCAATATCGCTGCGAATTATGGCGGACGTTGGGATATTGTCCAGGGTGTGCGGCATTTGGCTGAACAGGTTCAGGAAGGGCTCTTAAGGCCGGACCAGATTGATGAAGAGGCGCTGAGCAAGCAAATCTGCATGAGTGAACTGACACCCGTGGATTTAGTAATTAGGACAGGGGGAGAACATCGCATCAGTAACTTTTTGCTGTGGCAAATTGCCTATGCCGAACTTTACTTTACAGATGTTCTTTGGCCCGATTTTGATGAACAAGACTTTGAAGGTGCGCTGCATGCCTTTGCCAATCGAGAGCGTCGTTTCGGTGGTACCGAGCCTGGTGGCGAAAACGCCTGA
- the cdsA gene encoding phosphatidate cytidylyltransferase has protein sequence MLKYRLISAFVLIPVVIAALFLLPPVGFAIVTLVVCMLAAWEWGQLSGFTSRSQRVWLAVLCGLMLALMLFMLPEYHHNIHQPIIAGSLWLSLGWWLAALLLVLFYPGSASLWRNSKVLRLCFGLFTIVPFFWGMLALRTWHYDDNPYSGALWLLYVMILVWGADSGAYMFGKLFGKHKLAPKVSPGKTWQGFIGGLFTAAIISWGYGIWANLEVAPVTLLVCSIVAALASVLGDLTESMFKREAGIKDSGNLIPGHGGILDRIDSLTAAVPVFACLFLLVFGTI, from the coding sequence TTGCTGAAGTATCGCCTGATTTCTGCGTTTGTTTTAATACCTGTTGTCATCGCGGCGCTGTTTTTACTGCCTCCGGTGGGATTTGCGATTGTCACACTGGTCGTTTGCATGCTGGCGGCGTGGGAATGGGGACAGCTTAGCGGCTTTACTTCGCGTTCCCAGCGGGTATGGCTGGCGGTGCTGTGCGGCCTGATGCTGGCGCTGATGCTCTTCATGCTGCCAGAGTACCATCACAATATCCATCAACCGATCATTGCAGGTTCGCTCTGGCTTTCGCTGGGATGGTGGCTGGCAGCGTTGCTGCTGGTGCTCTTCTATCCGGGCTCGGCCTCGCTGTGGCGTAACTCGAAAGTGCTGCGTCTCTGCTTTGGGCTATTTACCATCGTTCCTTTCTTCTGGGGAATGCTTGCCCTGCGCACCTGGCACTATGACGATAACCCATACAGCGGCGCGTTATGGCTGCTTTATGTCATGATTCTCGTCTGGGGGGCTGACTCTGGCGCCTATATGTTTGGTAAACTGTTTGGCAAACATAAGCTGGCCCCGAAAGTCTCTCCGGGTAAAACCTGGCAGGGCTTTATCGGTGGTCTGTTTACGGCGGCGATTATCTCCTGGGGTTACGGCATATGGGCCAACCTCGAGGTCGCACCGGTAACATTATTGGTCTGTTCAATTGTCGCAGCGCTGGCTTCCGTGCTGGGTGATTTGACCGAGAGTATGTTTAAGCGTGAAGCAGGGATCAAAGACAGTGGCAATCTCATTCCAGGGCACGGTGGTATCCTGGATCGCATAGACAGCCTGACGGCGGCAGTACCCGTGTTTGCCTGCCTGTTTTTGCTGGTGTTTGGGACGATTTAA